In the Silene latifolia isolate original U9 population chromosome 1, ASM4854445v1, whole genome shotgun sequence genome, atatcttcttattatctctttcctaaaagccttaaaagataataaagaatattctaaaagatagaatataatctttctaaatattatctttactataaattctaagattatgataagatttcctaaatcaagaatatcttttaccataaacaaatatattaagtaagatatataagatatgtaaagatcttattatagaataaaatctttacctaatatctcttaggcaacacgacatatcacggctcataagctcgtgaatcatgcaaaccctaatcttaatatatagttagaatttaggttttaagagaggctatatggaaaccctaattagtagtaaggtccaactcataagttgatccatcataacCACCAATTAACGCTTACCACAAAACCGGaatcctcactaaaccgggctttataaaataaatactttcattaaaacatttaagataaactttaaacaattataaaacaattttcgaaatgtTTATTAGTCGTGTATAAAAAACTCAAagatttcaatgttatagtagaagagctataacattgagctctttaactAGTAAGGTTATAGGctaaagctataactttactaatcaagaaactcattcttgattaccattatgagataatcacctatactattctaatcttcaaggagatcttcgagtataggctacgtcatcatccaagcttgtttAGTCTTtaaacgaacttcgtcttcacatgatacttgaatgaatcttgaattgtttgatcttgaacgaagtaAGGTTTgaacttctcatgcaattgtcacaatcctctttgttgctcgtaataaaTTATTTCTAAGATActcaacaaacgattacacgcaacaagtatataaaatgtaaaacaccttgacatcatcaaaacataaacatataagctatatggtccaacatagtgtcataacgcgaagactgaaaacatttatacaattgactttcctcaagaattatataaatgatcccaagactcaattatctgtaaattgataagctaacattttagctaattctaccgttagaattcttggtcgataaatttctgtaaattctatctttagtccatcataatcacgagaaactcttcggactataatgttgagataaactaagtcaatacaaactacttacccaacgtagaaggggtcatattatgcctaccgacgaagaaaggattcatagttgtttgcccttataaagactaatctcaatttccgttttagaggaagatcccatcaactttattttaattcattttaagtgaactaatatctagcatgcgagaatgaataaactaaggtgatggcttaaaaaaaatgtgacatctgtatgtccatgaaaactaacaaacaatctatatgagtcaattttcatgcattttagtagtaggtggtttggttttaggcggaatatgatgcataaactatcatgtgaatgaaaagcaataggaatgaaaaacgtaaaagcaataataaagtcctagtgtggcctatcctatcaaaatgaacattaaatacaagtttggaatccatcattggacccaagaagcttgtctcgatgttccatcttgatccatgtagcgggagtgagctccaatctccatctttagtcttcttcgaaaattacaataaataaatttacataataaacctatttattacattctaatttcaaaacccaaaactaaaggaaaaataaaggagattcgagatctcataattacataaaaaatcatgtttccttcattacgaaaacataatttgactaaggccacactaagtattacaaattacaaccgattgcaaaaaaaaaaaaaaaaacgtaaataaattcattcaacgattcattcaacaaaaataaaatgcatcaactaaaaataaattaaacatacatgacacaattccttaattatgttgattaatttatccaaaccacctatttaaattaacaaattaagtgataattcctcaattaatcatattaattttaatcttaattcatattaaacttataatatgaatttaatccatcaatattttaaactgctttaaaataattaggtatcgtttaattatgaaccgcttcacaataattaatcatacattgtaaatgtaatgtataattaataattattggccaaaaacaagaAGACAAAATACAAAAATTTTTTTTCTTCACTAATGCCCTCAACATTacagagaaaaaaaaacaaaaacaagccttttttttctttttcggcaaaacagcaaaaacaaaacagcccgttatttttttcttcttcaaacacggtttttctgtaaaaaccaattttttttttttaataaacctGCCCagcgtgaacagtaacagaaacaaatttttttttttttatatctcGGCTGTATGAAccgaaaaaacaacaaaaaaaacagaaaacctaatttttgtttatgtctcggctgaaaaaaaaaaaaacaacagccCCAAAATTTTTATCAATTCGGCAAAACagatttccatttacatctcgatttatTAAATCGAAACATCtgcaaattatcatattattaactttaactgattaaaacaataatatgaaagaatcaaatggaaataaaacaacaacaaaaaacgcAACAACACGGCTGGAAAAATTTTGTTCTACGCATAAAAAAATTCAGccgtgcaattttttttttttttttttttattcgaaaccctaaaattgtttacatccaattttatgaaaatcatcaaaataaaattcgtggccttggctctgataccacttgtgggatttatctgtttgcatccctttaattttaaggactataacgaattataatatgatgaattactagtcataaaataaaatgcataaacaagatcgtaaaggattaagaaataaccttcggtcctagaaaattcggcctaagaactatatcgcaatgatattcgcctattagttgcacccaagacgatatgagaaatgcccttaacttgttgctagaatcgatccccaaatttcagtaaattaaattagggtttatcgtttttgtgtttttgatgagaggcaagcaaatgggaaaaatgaattaggttagaatcaTCTCCCTTTTctcccctataaaccgtgtatatggaagattagggtagatttcttcttcttctaattttcggcccattacCGAATTTAGGAgaattaatttctcttattttcggttattccaaaaatataaaaatgtgttaaatataaattgtcatctagtgaggatcgaacccataacctcttggtttgagtaccctcactattaccactatgacacattcatcttgttgatattaaatataaccgattacatttaattacgaattaacatattaattcgtccaagctaacattacatacatttaattaaatataacttattatattcaatttacgaattgacagttaattcgtctcaactaatattatttaatcttcattaaataattgtctcatcaacacattgactaactgtttagtcatataaggcatcaatgtgattacatttccataaccacatctctcaaacacatcctataggtgtgacctttagggaccagttgatcaccgccatctgtatgataataacgtcaaactttctagcaagccaatcgttattaggtaatcgttaatcaactgattaaaatacgaagtatacccttgtgaacctgtaagagatttacaaatgttatcacactaatttgtggaggacacaagctccaacactaaaAACTTTAGCATAATTATTGGaacaaaaatagataggctaatatcaattaaaatgatCAACGACATAAAAATACATCCTCATAATGGTGATTACTCCATTTAAGACCTTCAGATTTGATCATccatatgaacacatcctccaacATCAACTATCGTGTTAACTGTTATTGAACTAATATCTGAAATAAAAAAATTGATAATTCTTAAATTGTGTTCTATACTCACCGAttgtcatgtattaataattaaaataagaaaatctcccaaaaaaagaaattctaagaaaaaaaatgagaaacatcatgttacctcttaaaaaatccacataTTTGTCGATAGTCATTTGCACGTATCGATCTCCAAGTATGTCATgctcctgaaaattcaatcaattgtacaaattagtattatgccaaaatcaattgtacacgaaatacaaaattgcataagatatacagagtatatgtaaaatattatcaaatgagttttgtattaataattaaaataggaaaatctcCCCAAGAAAAACAATTCcaaggaaaaaaaatgagaaacatcatcctcttaaaaaatccacatacttgtcgattgtcatttgcacgtattgatctccaCGTATGTCATGGtcctgaaaattcaatcaattgtacaaattagtattatgccaaaatcaattgtacatgaaatacaaaattgcataagatataccgagcatatttaaaatattatcaaatgagtttgaCCAATATAAGTAAAATCTTATAATGGAAAAGAGAACATGAGAAAAACGAATGAGTTGTAGGTTGATAAAAAActataataaaaatgcatgtctattgttgtgctcatggaataaacattatcatctcaagaaaaaaaaagtagtaattaataagtcataatatcatcaaagttttaaggtaaactaaaaatatgaatcattataaaGAAACTTGAGAAATGAGTTATGGAGAAAGAAGATGAAAAGTATGGTTAAATACTTGTGGTGAACTGAATAAAGTATTgaagtggaagaagataaaaagttTATTGTCTTCTTTAATTTTTTCTAATATAATTCTAATTGTAAGAATAAATATTAGGGGAcataaaagaaaataattatGATGATGAAACTTGTAATATGACTTCTTGAAATCATGTGGTTATATCACATGTCATTTAAAAATGTACTCAATGTTAGCCTTTTTATActatttattatattatatagattttaaagaaataaataaatgtatacttTAATTTTATGAGCTCTGTTAATATGAAAAAAATTTAACCGGTTCACTAACATCGATGTTCTcttccaaaaatttcaattaaaatgtataattgtaaattatgaaacttttatgtgaattttggtaagttacatctttttttggtttttttagctcatcaaatctttaatatatacatttaatttaagaatattaatgatgtcttttgattttctttatttgtaTATTACAtaatatgtaatgacatttttgtAAGGACTTCTAGtaatcattctttttttttttataagaattatatcaaataaccaataatctaataataattaataaataattaaataataaacagaaattaatggggtataaaatattaaatgctaatgccatgtgaaattaaattaaatgctttaatctaaccttttaactatattgtatatatttacttaagtatttacagaatttgtttgtaaattacttaaattaaataaatattttcttttccatatattttatattttccaaaaccttatcctttacgtaaaataatttcatgaactaaatacacggtattactacccttttaaaattccattattagtgtttaatttcacttaagtatttacagaatttgtttgtaaattacttaaatttaataaatattttcttttccatatattttatattttcctaaaaaaatattttatatgatctttaatattcATTTGTCGATTAAGTAGTTctgtaaaacatcttctatatacaacaaagttatagtaGCAACAATAATGAATTATTGCCTTTaaaaaaaagtagtgaattagtgacaatacatttttttttttttcaacttcatttattcatctccgttcttaatttcttatgtattaagttttttttttttttatttcgaatacatataatactattccatatgaaatatcttgaaattattaacttataattaatgcgtatttttttattgtagttttttttagttaattaaatttaaagttaatggaatatggatggatttttaaagggAATAAGTGTTTTAAatgaatgcaatataataataaattggataatccatgtcatattagtttgccaagtcacattgttattgtgtacgtgactttttttcatcccatgtggcattgtctacgtggcatttttaggctagccttttaataatatttatagatgttgtatttggtcttgaatggaggaagtactatttattaatattcgcacgtttttcttataatacttttttggcaaatgtgatgtataagtttttatataaagattataaacatcacttgaatataatacataatatagaagCTTTCTCCCCGAGCAAACCCTAAAAATCCTAAAACTTCATCGTTTTTTCTCTTTTTTAGCTTGAATTCATGGCAAAAACACGAGCCCGCAATAAACAAAACGTAGTAGATGATAATATAGTAACTGGAGAACCAATTGTGGAGGACGAAACCCATATTGTGGAGAATTTAAAGGAAACTGTGGTGAACTCATCTACAGATACTTCAGGTATGGTCCATACTGAAACTGTGGGACAATTGCTTAATCTTACTAGATTGTTAGATAAACCTGTAACTGAGAATTCTGTAATTGAATTGGATACTACTGTACCCTCTACCTCGGGGGTCATACCACCTGCGACGGACCTTGGTATTGGATTCTCTAAACCATGGGCTACCATTGCGAAACCTAAACAGGGGATGAGTCTCCATTATTGTGATACAAGCGCTGAAAATGGAATTGTAGAGATtgaggaggaggacattgaggaTGGCATAAAATTCTGGCAGAATACTCTTATGGGGAACTTCCTGGGTGCTAAGCCTAAACTCAAACAGGTGGATGAATTTGTTCAAAAGTATTGGCAGAATATTGACAGGCCCATAGTCCAGTATTATAAGAAAGGGTGGTACAGTTTTCGGTTTCTATCTGCACATGACATGAATGAAATTTTGAAAGGGGGGCCATGGAATATGGGTTCCAGCACTCTAATTCTTAAGCAATGGTCACCTACTTTCTCTAAGGAGATGGATTCAATTTCCATTGTTCCTGCTTGGATTTTGTTTCCAGACTTGGATCCATTCATGTGGTCTGAGAAAGTACTGAGCAAGATGGCTAGCGTGGTTGGTAAGCCATTATTTGTTGACTTACCTACTACATTCAAATCTAAACTATCCTTTGCCAGGGTTTTGGTTGAAGTGAATGTGGCAGACGAACTACCTACAACTTTGTAGCTCACTTCTCCATTCCATGGCATAACACAAAGAGAAATCATATATGAATGGTCGCCGCATTACTCGTCATTCTGTAGAAAATTGGGCCACACAAAGGAGCACTGTAAATTCACGAAGATCAATAAGAAATTAGCTGAGCTGGCAAAGAAAGTGACGCAGGAATATAGACCATTCGGACTCATCACTACTCATACCACAGTTGCTCAGGACTCAGAATGCTATGTGCCAGGCCATATTCCTCTTAAGTTGGCTGAGCAGACACCTTCTGAAACAACACTTGAGAGCTCAGAATGTCTGGGACTAGGCTCTACTTCTGTTGCTTCAGGAGGGAGCTCTCCAGCTAATGATAAAGGGGAGGGTTCAGGAAGCCATAAGCTAGGTCAAAAGAGTACTGTTGGTACTGAAGTTAGTAACAGTGGAGTGGAACTAAATGAGACATCTCAACTAAATGATAGCATTCCCATACAGAATACTTTTGAGGCTTTACAGGAAGAGGAAGTTGCTTTAATGACACAGTTGGTGGTAACTCTGGATGAGGAGCCACCTGACCCAAGGAAATGATAATCTCATCTTGGAATATTAGGGGTTTTAATGACCCAATAAAGCAGCAAGAAGTTAGGGGTTATTTACTAGCTAATAATATTGATATTTTTGGTTTGTTGGAGACTAGAGTGAAGAAGAATAATGCTGCTGCAATTAATAGAAGTTTTGCTTCTTATCAGGTTTTAAATAATTACTCCCACCATTACAATGGTAGGTTATGAGTTTTCTTGAATAAAAGGAAGGTTACACTACTCTCATCTTATGTTCATGATCAACTGATACATTTGGAGCTCCTTCATCGTATATCTAACCAAACAATCCACATTACTTTTATATATGGAAGCAATGATGCTGGAGTCAGGAAAAGATTATGGGATTATTTAAGGGGTTTAAGTCACAGAGTTACTAATTGGATCATTTTGGGAGACTTCAATATTGTTAGGGTAATGGAGGAACGAGTTGGACCAAATCCACCTTCTTTGGCAGAAATCTTGGCTTTTAATCAATGCCTTCTGGACTGCCAGCTGGATGATCTGCACAGCTTTGGGTGTGAGCACACTTGGACTAACAAAAGAGAAGTTAATGCTAGAATCTGGTCTAAACTGGACAGAGTGCTAGCCAATCCTCTTTGGTTGGTTAAGTATCCCCAGACCCAAGTGAACATTTTACCTTCAGGGATTTCTGACCATTCTCCTCTATTGGTGACTATTCAGGAGGCATATAAACCAAAAAAGAGATTTAGTTATCTAAATTGCTGGGAAGAGCATCCTAATTATGCTAGTGCTGTAACTCAGGCCTGGGTTAGTCCAGTTAGGGGAAATGCTATGTTCAGACTATTTGGGAAATTGAAGAATGTTAAAAGAAGCCTTATAACCCTGCACAAGTCTCACTTTTCTGATATCTCTAAGAGAGTTAAACAGGCACGAGCAAGCCTGACTGAATGTAAGATTTAGGTACAGTCTAGCCATTGGATGATAATCTCTTGGCTTGTGAGAAAGATTTACTAGCACAATATCTTCTTCTCAGGAAAACTGAAAGAAGTTCTCTGCTGCAAAGAGCAAAAATGCATAATATACAGTATAATGATGCTCCAAACAGTTATTTCTTCTCTAGAATAGCTGTTAGGAAGCATCAAAGCATTGTGGGCAGGATACAGGATAGAACTGGCAGGGTTAGAGAAGGTACTCAGGATGTGAATAATGCCTTTGTAGATTATTATCAGTGGCTCCTGGGTCAAACCAGTCCCATCTCCCCACTTGATGATATCTTAGAAGGGCCTACAGTGGATAGCAACTCATGGGGTGACCTCTGTAAACCTATTGAGATTACTGAAATAAAGGAGGCACTGTTCTCAATTGACTCAACAAAAAGCCCAGGGCAAGATGGATTTTCTGCACAGTTCTTCAAAAAGAATTGGGACATGATTCAACCTGATTTCTGCAAAGCCATTCAGGAATTCTTTCAGAAGGAGAAGATGTCTAAGGCAGCTAACATACTCTGCTGGCTGTGATACCTAAGAAATCTGTGGTGAATACTGTGGTGGACTACCGGCCTATAGCTTGCTGCACAGTTTTCTACAAAACAATCAGTAAAGTTCTCTGTGGCAGGTTGAAACCATTGCTGCCTCACCTTGTGGGAAAGGAACAAGGAGCGTTTGTTGCAGGAAGAAGTATATTCCAAAACATAATGCTCACTCAATCTCTGATAAAAGGATATGGACAGCAAGGAGTCTCCCCTAGATGTCTCATCAAAGTTGACATCAAAAAAGCGTTTGATTCACTCCCATGGGgttttattgaccaaatgctgAAGATTTATAAGTTTCCTCTTCAGTTTCACAGGTGGATTATGGGATGCCTTACCTCTACTTGGTTTAGCCTTAAAATTAATGGGGACAATGTGGGCTTTTTTAAAGGCAAAAGTGGTCTAAGACAAGGGGGCCCTCTTTCTCCCTTTATCTTTGTTATGAGTATGGAAATTCTCTCAAGAATTCTCAGAGGTATCCATAAACGAAATCAGGTTTCTTATCATCCAAAGTGTGGGAGACTTGGTTTGAATAACTTgatttttgctgatgatttgatGATCCTTGTTAGGGGAGACACTCCCTCTGTTGCAGCTGTAACTCACTCTTTGGACTACTTTGCAAAAGTTTCAGGACTACAGGCAAATCCAGAGAAGACCAACATCTATATGGGTGTTGTTAGGGAGGATGTCAAGCAGGAAATTCTGAGGAACACTGGTTATATGGAGGGGACCTTCCCTTTCAGATACCTAGGTGTACCTCTAAATGAAGGAAAACTCAATAAATCCATGTTTGCTGACCTGCTCACTAAAGTTCAGCAAACTCTCCATCACTGGTCAACTCAAACTCTTTCCTATGCTGGGAAAATTAGTCTGCTTAATACAGTTATTTTTGGCCTTGAGCAATTTTGGTGTTCTACTTTGTTGATTCCCAAAGGAGTAATCAAAATGATTACCAAATTCTGTAGAAATTTCTTATGGAATACAGATGAAGGCACAAAGAAAATGGTAATGAAAAGCTGGGTCACTTGGGTCACTAAACCAAAGGTGCATGAGGGTGGTTTCAATATTAAAGAAGTACTGGCATGGAACAAATGTCTGATTTGTAAATGGATTTGGGACATTGATCAGAATTCTGATAGCTCTTGGGCAGCTTGGAACTATCTGTATAACATCAAGACAGATAGCTTCTGGACTATGATTCCTAAGAATTATCATGCTGAGAGTTGGAAGAGTATTCACAAGGTAAGGGATGATTTACTTCAAAAACATGGCACTTGTAGGCTGTCCCAGTACATTTCTGCGATCTTGTGTTAAAAAAGGAAAGCTTTGTTTGTCTTTGGTTTATGACCAGATCAGAGACAAAGAGGAGAAAGTGAGATGGGGGAGGATGGTTTGGACACGAGCTGTCTTACCTAAGCACAGTGTCATCATGACACTGGCTTTGCAGAGGAAATTAGCTACGGTGGATCAACTGAATAAGAAGGGCATGGTCCTTGTTAACAGATGTGTGCTCTGTAAAGCAGCACTTGAAACCCACAAGCATCTATTCTTCAACTGTTCTTACTCTGCAACAATTTGGCTGAAACTTTTGCAGTGGATGCGCATTTTGGGTCGATCAAATCAACTACGTGAGGAAATAGCATGGATCTCCAGCAGGCGAGCTAAGAAACATTGGAAACAAAACTGGTTTTTGGGATGTCTGAGTACCTTGGTGTACAGTTTATGGGAGGAACGAAATTGCAGAATTTTCAGAGGTGTGGAGCACAGAGTTGAGTACTTGCTACGTCGAGTACAATATATTGTTTGTGTTAGACTATATCATGTATTGGGAAAATGTGATGAACATGAGATTATAGAGTACCTTAATCCTTAGAGTAGCATCTAAGTTATTGGCTATACTTGTAAGAAATTGCCTCTTTTATTCCCTTTAAGGATGAATATATGGCttgcttttcttgcaaaaaaaaaaatacataatatagaaaaaatatgtatatatcatactgtgaagataatgatataaactcttaagagctctccaaaacaatacttaagagactcaaaaggtttttggttggtatataggttccaatgatgactcctatttataatcataggatcacccaccttatgttaatcttttgaTGTGAGACAATTATATAATTTATACGTATAATAATCACCATACTAACATTGTTTtttaatgtgggacatataacatattaaaagaagtacaccatctttaatgctcgtatgtgcaaatcatatgaaatctatactgtaatgaaaatattttttaccacgaatctaactatattattttcataatttttataaccacatttttttgccaaatgaaatgtcaaagtttttatataaaaattagaaacttctcatgaatataaaataggaaatataaatattataataattaaaagattctccactttattttatatgtggaaaatattatttatgaaactttcctaaattaatttttgatgatgtggatagacgctctagaatcgctcgaaaaaactctcttttatatatatatatatatatatatatatatatatatatatatatatatatatatatatatatatatatatatatatatatatatatatatatatatatatatatatatatatatagatatagacgGAAACTTCCAGAAAATCAAGAACAATAAAATGGTAATTTTGTATACACTATACAATATTATTTTaggtaataataaatataattccTTTCATGTTAGTAAACTTTCGTATCCTTTCATGTTAGTTATATCAAGTACATtttaacattaaattaaattcacATTCAATTTATTTAAATAATATTAATTCGACACTTCTCTAGAAACCCCCCTGCTAAATTACCGTGCTGTAGCACAGGCTCCTATGCTAGTGTTCTAATTAATCACTTTTAGTCTTTCAACATCTCATTCCTCGTTATAGGTATCGGGTATCCGACACGTTTAGGCATGTCTCCGACAAGTTTCGGTGTCCGACATAGTATCGAACACAGGACGACTGGTTAGGAGAAGTATCCGTACTACCTATATGAAGAGTAATTTCTATAGGCGGTTGAATTGTGAAGTAATTGTGAGTCTTAATTTTATTAACTTTTTTTAAGGGTACGCAAGAAATAAGGTGATGCCTCTTTTGAATATAGTATGCATTAGGTATCTTGCCACGGGTACTTAGCTGTCATGccttattatttatatttatagatgAGTATATATTATTAAACTTTAAAACTATAAAAATTCTGGATTTAAAAGATTTTTGGACTTGACGTTCTTAATTAATTACACTAGGTTTGGTGctcggcttcgcccgggctacctctatttaccgttaaattttattttcaatgaaataaactatgttggagttgtctaactcacacgtttactatttgtaatatattttttaCGGCATATCTTGcaattatgatgaaatgtaaaatttattttcaaattatgagacacattcactaccccgctattaatattattactttcacgacattctttcttaatattattacgttcactactcccgtggttactattgtttcttttactaattcctcaatttttttttcctgttaaattcattattcccgttaattttagccggcctatatttaaataaataaactatttccttgagtcgattggttatttaattgtttatactttttctcattgttaccactgttactttcactacattcgtagttactttcactactctcactatcattattataactgtcactactcccacattaataccgctaattttattaatctcgttgctgctactattacttttactacatttaatttaatgtataattctataatgatactaattaattccataagtggggcatgttaattttaaggaaaatcactatattcttgtgttctctaaatttaattactttaatttaatgtaatttccataagTATTCTTTATCAAgacatctttatattatacttttaaccaaagctatataatatttacattaaggtccctttatcaggtccatcacacggtgctatcgatttaaactatatagtaaaattaatttgtatagatttctttaattacattgaagtcccttggtttctgaaattaatatatagtattcaTTTGTGCACATTGTCTAAATAATTATACTCTATAATATCATTATTTATGAGCATACATGAAATAAATACCTCATAAAATATTCATTGTATTGAGGGCTTTAATTGCTCTTTAAATCTTTCTCAGATTCTTACTTAATATTTCATCTCccaac is a window encoding:
- the LOC141648984 gene encoding uncharacterized protein LOC141648984, translated to MIISSWNIRGFNDPIKQQEVRGYLLANNIDIFGLLETRVKKNNAAAINRSFASYQLLHRISNQTIHITFIYGSNDAGVRKRLWDYLRGLSHRVTNWIILGDFNIVRVMEERVGPNPPSLAEILAFNQCLLDCQLDDLHSFGCEHTWTNKREVNARIWSKLDRVLANPLWLVKYPQTQVNILPSGISDHSPLLVTIQEAYKPKKRFSYLNCWEEHPNYASAVTQAWVSPVRGNAMFRLFGKLKNVKRSLITLHKSHFSDISKRVKQARASLTECKI